From a single Brassica oleracea var. oleracea cultivar TO1000 chromosome C5, BOL, whole genome shotgun sequence genomic region:
- the LOC106292934 gene encoding chromatin structure-remodeling complex protein BSH — translation MKVSGSTNWKGPVKFRMPTAENLVPIRLDIQFEGQRYKDAFTWNPSDADNEIAIFARRTVKDLKLPPAFFTQISQSIQSQLADFRAYEGQDMYTGEKIIPIKLDLRVNHTLIKDQFLWDLNNFESDPEEFARTLCKDLGVEDPEVGPAVAFAIREQLYEIAVQSVSSARESRLSKKSRRGSDYGSASKASGLSMDLVKLFSFKSSVVRKRKDLDVYEPMVDLLTNEEVDALEAREERHAR, via the exons ATGAAGGTTTCAGGGTCTACTAATTGGAAAGGTCCCGTCAAGTTCAGGAT GCCTACTGCTGAGAACTTGGTACCTATTCGTTTGGACATTCAATTCGAAGGTCAGCGTTACAAAGATGCCTTCACTTGGAACCCTTCAG ACGCGGATAATGAGATCGCTATCTTCGCTAGAAGGACTGTTAAAGACTTGAAACTTCCCCCTGCGTTCTTCACTCAGATTTCTCAATCTATTCAG TCTCAGCTCGCAGACTTTCGAGCATATGAAGGACAAGATATGTACACTGGTGAAAAAATCATACCAATCAAG CTTGATCTCCGAGTTAATCACACCCTCATCAAGGATCAGTTCTTGTGG GACCTGAACAATTTCGAGAGTGATCCTGAGGAATTTGCAAGGACCTTGTGCAAGGATTTAGGTGTTGAAGATCCTGAAGTTGGA CCTGCTGTTGCATTTGCAATCAGAGAACAACTTTACGAG ATTGCAGTTCAAAGTGTGAGTTCAGCTAGGGAGAGTAGATTAAGCAAGAAAAGCCGCAGAGGATCTGATTATGGTTCAGCGAG CAAGGCGAGTGGCTTGTCAATGGACCTAGTGAAGTTATTCAGCTTTAAGTCCAGTGTAGTTCG GAAAAGGAAAGACTTGGATGTTTATGAACCAATGGTGGATCTGCTAACAAATGAGGAAGTTGATGCTCTTGAAGCCAGAGAAGAGAGGCATGCACGGTGA
- the LOC106294021 gene encoding auxin-responsive protein IAA31: MENSNSYSPYSSSSVDSTKPLPSESSVNLSLSLTFPSTSSQRETSQDWPPIKPRLRDTLKSLRLRQRGYNTALFVKVYMEGVPIGRKLDLSTFSGYESLLENLSGMFDTSVICGTRDSKHHVLTYQDKDGDWMMVGDIPWDMFLETVRRLKITRPERC, translated from the exons ATGGAGAATTCTAACTCATATTCTCCTTATTCCTCATCCTCTGTTGACAGTACTAAGCCTTTACCTTCTGAATCATCCGTTAATCTCTCCCTCAGCCTCACCTTTCCTTCCACTTCTTCACAAAG AGAGACAAGCCAAGATTGGCCCCCTATAAAACCTCGTTTAAGAGACACACTAAAGAGTCTTCGTCTTCGTCAACGCGGTTACAACACAGCTCTCTTTGTTAAGGTTTATATGGAAGGTGTCCCCATTGGGAGAAAGCTTGATCTTTCCACATTCTCAGGCTACGAGAGTCTGCTAGAAAATCTTTCTGGCATGTTCGATACATCAGTTATAT GCGGTACACGAGATAGCAAACACCATGTATTGACATATCAAGACAAAGATGGAGATTGGATGATGGTCGGTGATATTCCATGGGA TATGTTTCTTGAAACCGTGAGAAGACTGAAGATCACAAGACCGGAGAGGTGTTAA
- the LOC106293564 gene encoding uncharacterized protein LOC106293564 — MASWKKTIASPFKKAATFFNQPQQSPQKGGRGGRMDAKAREEHERRMVQELQGEVMACGYDDVLVMWSILDKSNSSNNLTSS, encoded by the coding sequence ATGGCATCATGGAAGAAAACAATAGCATCACCATTCAAGAAGGCAGCAACATTCTTCAACCAACCACAGCAATCACCACAAAAGGGTGGCCGCGGTGGAAGAATGGATGCAAAAGCGAGGGAAGAGCACGAGAGGAGGATGGTACAAGAGCTTCAAGGAGAAGTCATGGCTTGTGGTTACGATGATGTTCTCGTCATGTGGTCTATTCTCGACAAATCTAACTCCTCCAATAACCTCACTTCTTCTTAA